A single Longimicrobium sp. DNA region contains:
- a CDS encoding protein arginine kinase: MPQLPHESDAGLGWIEADGPHADIVLSTRVRLARNLQGFRFGTRADEGDRREVLRLARGAAEGSAALGTGRAYLIPELPSTERLLLLERHLVSRELVSGHGGEPPSDAALLTGSTEPISVMVNEEDHLRLQTLLGGFRLHDAWRSIDRLDDELGGKLPYAYHPEFGYLTSCPTNVGTGLRASVLMHLPGLVLTQEIGKVLQGISQVGLTFRGLYGEGSEVVGNFFQISNQTTLGKTEEDLIDHLQRIVQQVVQYESSARDVLTRDAPLVIEDKVWRAYGLLRHARSASFEELMNLLSGVRLGVGLKLIPRVSVHTLNRIMIFAQAAHLDRVADQALPKGDPDVRRAAYVRGVLAAEESGSSHA; encoded by the coding sequence ATGCCCCAGCTCCCACACGAATCCGACGCAGGCCTCGGGTGGATTGAGGCGGACGGTCCGCACGCGGACATCGTCCTCTCGACCCGCGTGCGGCTCGCGCGCAACCTGCAGGGGTTCCGCTTCGGGACGCGGGCGGACGAGGGAGACCGGCGCGAAGTGCTGCGCCTGGCCCGCGGCGCCGCCGAAGGGTCCGCCGCGCTCGGCACCGGGCGCGCATACCTGATCCCCGAGCTCCCCTCCACCGAGCGCCTGCTGCTGCTGGAGCGGCACCTGGTGTCGCGTGAGCTGGTGTCCGGCCACGGCGGGGAGCCACCCTCGGACGCGGCGCTGCTCACCGGGAGCACCGAGCCGATCAGCGTCATGGTCAACGAGGAGGACCACCTCCGCCTCCAGACGCTGCTGGGCGGCTTCCGGCTGCACGACGCCTGGCGCTCCATCGACCGGCTGGACGACGAGCTGGGCGGGAAGCTGCCGTACGCGTACCACCCCGAGTTCGGCTACCTGACCTCGTGCCCCACCAACGTGGGGACGGGGCTGCGGGCGTCCGTCCTGATGCACCTGCCGGGGCTCGTGCTTACGCAGGAGATCGGCAAGGTGCTGCAGGGGATCAGCCAGGTGGGGCTCACCTTCCGCGGCTTGTACGGCGAGGGGAGCGAGGTGGTGGGAAACTTCTTCCAGATCTCCAACCAGACCACACTGGGCAAGACGGAAGAAGACCTGATCGACCACCTGCAGAGAATCGTACAGCAGGTGGTGCAGTACGAGAGCTCCGCGCGCGACGTGCTCACCCGCGACGCGCCGCTGGTGATCGAGGACAAGGTGTGGCGCGCGTACGGCCTGCTGAGGCACGCGAGGTCCGCCTCGTTCGAGGAGCTGATGAACCTGCTGAGCGGCGTCAGGCTGGGGGTTGGGCTGAAACTAATCCCCAGGGTGAGTGTACACACGCTGAACCGGATCATGATCTTCGCGCAGGCCGCACACCTCGACCGGGTGGCGGACCAGGCGCTCCCGAAAGGGGACCCGGACGTACGACGCGCAGCCTACGTGAGAGGTGTTCTCGCCGCGGAGGAGTCTGGCTCGTCACATGCGTAA
- a CDS encoding UvrB/UvrC motif-containing protein: MSMLCDRCGKNEAAIHLTQIEGTQSTTRNLCEGCAEALGLNPGTSVQQGSAPLADFLAQMGKGFASSEAVTTVGTCPGCGLTIADFKKTGRLGCARCWTALDNSLRGLLRKLHGGTQHAGKVYLAANPAASDRTARLASLRRSLSKAIESEDFERAAALRDQIRRMEANGSA, from the coding sequence GTGCGACCGGTGCGGCAAGAACGAAGCTGCCATCCACCTCACTCAGATCGAGGGGACGCAGAGCACCACCCGCAACCTGTGCGAGGGGTGCGCCGAGGCGCTGGGCCTCAACCCCGGCACCTCGGTGCAGCAGGGCAGCGCCCCCCTGGCCGACTTCCTGGCGCAGATGGGCAAGGGCTTCGCCTCGTCCGAAGCCGTGACGACGGTGGGTACGTGCCCCGGGTGCGGCCTGACCATCGCGGACTTCAAGAAGACGGGGCGGCTGGGGTGCGCGCGCTGCTGGACGGCGCTGGACAACTCGCTGCGCGGGCTGCTTCGCAAGCTGCACGGTGGCACGCAGCACGCGGGCAAGGTGTACCTGGCCGCCAACCCCGCCGCCAGCGACCGCACCGCGCGCCTCGCCTCCCTGCGCCGCTCCCTCTCGAAGGCGATCGAGTCCGAGGACTTCGAGCGCGCGGCGGCGTTGAGGGACCAGATCCGGCGGATGGAAGCGAACGGAAGTGCGTGA